Part of the Epinephelus fuscoguttatus linkage group LG24, E.fuscoguttatus.final_Chr_v1 genome, AAAgcttatttactttttttggcaaaacaaaataagaaaaaaataaactcaaaaCCTCGAGATAACAAAACTTTAACTCTCGATTTGTTTTCTCACAGTAACTAAAAGATTTCTTAGTATTACGAGATAAAGTTTGTTTCCCCGAAGAAACAAAACCTTAATGACACTAACTCATGATCTCAAGATAAAGCTTGTTTCAAGATAACAAAGCTCGTTTcctacaaattacaaaataaacgGGTAATCTTGAGATAGTAACTCTTGTTTATTCGACATAATAAAATTAACGTGATCTTGAGCTGGCTCTTTTCaaaatttttaaataataaactcATAATGTCGAGATAACAGAGTTTTTTTCTCGAAATGATTTCCTCGTGATTTCAAAATGACAAGCTAATTTCCCCAAAATACTTAACTGGTGATCTCGAGATAAcaacgttgttgttgttgttgttttttggcaaaaaaacCTCAAAATCTCTTCGTCTCATCAGAGTGACgaaataataaaatcattatCTGAAGATTGCAGCATTAAAagaataaattttaaaaaatggaagcGTCGCTGTTGTCGGCCTCCGTACTGAAGTCCTCGCAGCGTTCATAATGAGTGGGCGATGAAGAGCGCGTGATGTCATCGACTGTAACaaggctgtgtgatgtcatcgacTGTAACgaggctgtgtgatgtcatcgacTGTAACaaggctgtgtgatgtcatcgacTGTAACgaggctgtgtgatgtcatcgacTGTGACgaggctgtgtgatgtcatagatGACAACAAAAATCAGGATGAATCAGGTCGTTGTTTCAGGACGAGCTAACGAGAACTCTTTGTCTGCAGACACCGTTCAcatgactgatgatgtcagagccGCAGGTCAGCCGGACGACGTCACGTAAAGAACGGAGGATGACGTATACGCCCGCCACAGTGTCTCAGCATGTCCTGTCCTGCTGTGGTAAACTCCGCCCGCCTGGCCCGCCCAGGTGTGTCTAAACAAACACTACATCTGCCTCGTCCACATTTAGCTCCTCCCATCTGTGTGAAGCGTGGCGCTACCTCCTCTCCGACACCTCAAAGACTGGACCAGCGGAGAGTCGGcgttttttaactttatttgggttcttggtttgtttttttgtttcgtCGTTCCTCAGTcgattttttatgttttcacgTGGGACAGGTTTTTTCTCTCCGAGCCAAACTCCTCGTCGGCTCGTCTGTCGGACTCTGTGTGGTTTTAGGGTTAGGGGCCAATCATGTGTTTATGGTGGCGGTCAGGTGACAGAGAGGGGCGTGGCCTTGTGTGTTGGGCAGGTGGACACGCGCCTGAATCAGGAACATGAATCTCTTCATGGCACTCGGGATGTAAAAATCACCAGCTTGTAAATGTTTGAATATTCATGTCTGTACCGATTCATCATGAACGAATGAACGTGCGACGAGTTTGAATCCAAAGCTacaaacattttgttgttttaaaggaCGGACGGAAGTAAAGGCACCGTCGTCAGctcgccagaaaaaaatgtttactttGTTTCTGAACACTCGGATACGTTATGTTTGCCGGTACGTTGCAACTTTACGTGTGTTTAGATTTAGGCGCCAAAATAAACACTTGGTTTGGTGACAGAAGTGCGGCTGGAGAACAACTGTTTGGTGACTCAAAAAGGGCTGGACGGTTGATGGGTCCCTAAAAACCATCAATGTTTGGTGACACGAAAGCATCCAAACATGTAGAAACGGTTGCCCCTAAAAAGCACCCACGTTCCGTGGCAGAGAAGTGGTTCACAACGGGACGAAACGTCCTTAAATCCTCCTTCGTTGGTGACAGAAGAAAGCACCTGGAAACTCAACAAGTCgctaaaaacaccaaaaaaaaaaattggtattGAAATGTGGTGACAGGTCCCTGAGAACCCTCAGTGTCTGTTGAACATGTTGAACAGCTCATCACTTCAGAGATGCTGACACATGTGAACCTTAGAAACCTAACGCGTCCGTGGTCGACAGAAACATATGTACCGTGTCCCCCTGGCGGCGGGGCCAATGTGCGTCATTGATGTTTAAAGTTTTGGATTCAAACTCttcaacactgaaaaaaaaaaagttctgcaaTAACTGAATGTACGAGCCATCGCTCAGCAGTGACGTCTTATTTCCTCCACGTTCCAGAAGTCTGTCCGGGTGgtggcttttattttggcaagGTGTGATATCATCGATCAGCTGTTATTGATCAGGAGGAGCTCTTCATTAAACTCATGCTACATGTCACCACGACTCGTCTCTGTCTGACAGGATGTAGATTAAATTAAAGTCTCTGACATTAATCCTCAAAtaattgttgtttgtttcagtttgatCAAATCACTTTTTTTAGATCTCAGTTTTAGTCGATCAGTTGcagaataaaatgtaaacatttaaggagatatattaattattcaccctttcttttcattaatattgttatttattaagaatatttatttcatacatttaaattagaaaaatattaaatcagtTCAGCTCctgaaatttaaaataatttatgaCTGAGTTTTTAAATTTATGTTAGTCTGATTGTATTATAATATTTCACTGTATTCATCTTATATTAcgtaatattattattgttattattattatttaacatttaaaactatATTTATTTAATGGGCCTACAGTATTTAtaaattatctttttatttcattacaaGAGCACATGATGTAATGAAGTGATTTAACTCTGATCATTTGTCTGCTAAAATTAATTCTGCAGTCACTTCTTAAACATATGAAGTTGAATGTACCTCCACCACAGTGAGCTTTAATTAGGTActaaataatacaaatattattaatatatgatcAGTATCAATGATGTCATCACCCATtgatttatttgattatttatagttaaaacatttaaactaaaataataaacctTCTTTGATGTGTTTTAGATTCAAAATGATAAGCAGTGTTTATTCTGGTGAAATGTCCATCAGCGTCACACGGACTCACACAAAGCCTTGTGGGTATTGTAGTAGTCCGGTGGTGGTGGTCGGAGGGTCTGTTCccgccctcctctccctccctcggcccggacaccagcagcagcagcagcagcaggcggaCCGTCGGGAGGATGTAAGCCGCTCGCAGCGCTCCTCTCTCGGCTTCACTCTCTGTCACGCTCCGCTCCACCGGCTCCACACCTCCCTCGGACTCACTCGGCTTTCTTCGGCTCTTCGGGTTCGTACCTCGGATCAATGACCCGATGATGAAGGTGATCACAGATGAAGGTCTTCATCACTCCGTCTTTTCTTCCTCACACTTTACACAGCTGAATCCTTGATGAGGGATGACGTCATgggtttaaatgttttcaggctGGGAGAGTTtgggctgttgttgttgtttgtgttgtgtgttgccatggtgacgtGAATCAGTCCAGAACTGTGTGAGACTGTTAATGAGGAGAAGCTCATTAATATTCAGACACTGCTGTGACGTGCTTCAACTTCACTCAGGTTATTGATAcgtgatgatgtcattctgtGGGTTCAActgaggagggaggaaggaaggaaggaagggaggacaAGTGGAGTTtaaggaggaaggaaggaaggaaggaaggaaggacaaGTGGAGTTtaaggaggaaggaaggaggaggggagaacaaggaaggaaggaatgaaGGAAGGACAAGTGGTGTTtaaggaggaaggaaggaggaggggagaacaaggaaggaaggaaggaaggacaaGTGGAGTTTatggaggaaggaaggaggaggggagaacaaggaagaggaaggaaggaagtgaGTGAACAGTTGATTCAGGTAAAGTGTCGGAATCAGTACGGGGGACAGTTAGGGCCAAGATAACGATAAAAAGTCGTGAATCtatgaaaataaatttgaaatctacaagaataaagttgtaaatttaATTTACATCTTTATTCTTGGAAGGACAGGAGGAAGGACGGAAGGAAGAACAGGAGTAAGGAAGTACAGAAGGAAGGACAGAAGTAAGGAAGTACAGAAGGAAGGACAGAAGGAAGGTaggacagaaggaaggaaggacagaAGGAAGGACAGAAGTAAGGaagaacagaaggaaggaagtacagaaggaaggacagaaggaaggaaggaaggacaaAAGTAAGGACAGAAGTAAGGAAGAACAGAAGGCAGGACAGAAGGAAGAACAGAATTAAGGAAGTACAGAAGGAAGGACAGAAGGAAGGTaggacagaaggaaggaaggatagaaggaaggaaggaaggtaaTGAGGAACTGACTCCACCTCCTTCTGCTCTGTGGTCCAGTATGAAGTCAAACAGGAAATGGCTCCTACTGGTCCTGCTGGCctggctcctcctcttcctgtcccTGCTCTGTCATTTCCTGGACCTCAGATCCTCCTTGCTGCCTCGATCCAGATCTGCCGCAGAGTCCCAACCCACCAGGTCCGAAACCCGCCGGCTGGCCTCTGTTCAGGGGGGGCTGAGGAACCAGAGATCTGCAGGGGAGTCGGTGGCggactggaggaggaggaggaggactgagTACAGGTCCAGGTCTCAGGACGTCCACATTTCCAGGTCTGAGGATGACTACAGGGCCAGGTCTGAGGAGTACTACAGGTCCaggtctctggagctgctgcagagactgtggAGCGGGAACCTGACGGCGGGGATGCTGAGTCCTCGTCTCCAGAAGGTCCTGAAGGTGCAACTGAGCTCCAACAGGCACCAGGTGGTGCAGCGGGGTTCCAGGGGGGTCCGCAGGTCCGGCCCGCAGCTGTACTGTGAGCTGAAGAGGAGGACCAGGGTCCGGACTGTGGACGGGACCGAGGAGCCGTTTGCCAGTCTGGGCTGGGACCGCCTGGTGCCTTCACTGTCCCTGCAGGAGCTCCGGACATCTCAGTACCAGCGCTGCGCCGTAGTGACGTCAGCCGGAGCCGTCCTCAACTCGTCTCTAGGGACGGAGATCGGTGAGTCCAGGTCTGGGTCCCTACTGTCCTTCATTCTTTCCTTCCTACTCTCCTTCCTTTTGTCCTTCCTTCCTACTGTCCTTCCTCCCTAGTCTCCCCCATTTGTCTTTCCCTCTAACCTtccctctttttctttatttcgtCCTTTCCTGCTTTTTGTCCTCCCTCCCTACTGTCCCTTATTTTGTCCTTCCCTTCTGCCTCCTTTCTTTTGTCTTTCCCAGTaactttccttccttcctaaCTTTCTTCCTTTTGTCCTTGCTTGCTTATGTCCTCACCACTTGTCCGTCTTCTTTCATTCCTACCAACCTTAATGtcatccttccttccctcctacCATCCTTTGGTAGTACCTACCTTCAGACCTTCCTTCCTTGTGTCCTCCCTTCCTATCCTCTTATCCTGGGTGTGTGATGACCTTTAATGACCCCGTCAGGTGCAGTTTGGTTTTTTTGAACACCAGAGGGAGCTGCTGTGTTGAAACTGTTCCTCTCCTCTTGGACTCAGACTCCCATGATGCAGTTCTTCGCTTCAACGCGGCGCCCACCAGAGGCTTCGAGAGAGACGTAGGGAACAAGACCACCATCCGCATCATCAACTCCCAGGTACAGACTCCGCCCACTCGCCTCACAACTGTGCCTCTAATTTCATTTCATATGAAGTAAACTCAAATTTATCATTTCACAGTTTGACATTTATCaacatttatttcattaattaaaaaacataaaattaaaaattaatataaattttaaatatgaaTTATAAAGTATTTGAAGATGtgacaaaataaatgtcattaaGTTCCAACGCCATGTAAATAACATTAAATTGtacaaatatgttttattaattatcataaaataactaaaaataattatttgtgtttgttaaagcaaattaaactaaaatgaaacacatatattacattaatatcagatgttaagaaaaattaaataaaacccaATTAAAttctccaaaatgtttatttttaattgacaaaataaataaataaataaataactaatgaaataaataaataaaaataggatgaaaagagacatttaaagaaataaaacatttacatataacaaaaaggacaaaactaaaaaatgcacgtcaaaatatgtaaatagtctataaataaattgtgaatattaaaaaatacaaaataaataaaaaaaaacaattaaaattaaatgattGAAGGTaagaataaatgtaaataaataaacaaacaaagtgacgttgtgtttgttgtgtgtttatcAGATCGTGGCTCGGCCCAAATATAACTTCAGCAGCAGCTCGTTGTATCAAGACGTCATCCTGCTGGTCTGGGACCCGGCTCAGTACGACGCCAACCTCACACAGGTCACCGCCATTTTGTTATTCAACTTTGTTCTGCCGTTAAAGCTTCACTGAGACcgagcatcatcatcatcaccatcatcatcatcatcatcatcatcatcaccatcatcatcatcatcatcatcaccatcatcatcaccatcatcatcatcaccatcatcatcatcatcatcatcatcatcatcatcatcatcatcatcatcatcaccatcatcatcatcaccatcatcatcaccatcaccatcatcatcaccatcatcatcaccatcatcatcatcaccatcatcatcatcatcatcatcatcaccatcatcatcatcatcatcatcatcaccatcatcatcatcatcatcatcatcat contains:
- the LOC125885053 gene encoding beta-galactoside alpha-2,6-sialyltransferase 2-like isoform X1, which translates into the protein MKSNRKWLLLVLLAWLLLFLSLLCHFLDLRSSLLPRSRSAAESQPTRSETRRLASVQGGLRNQRSAGESVADWRRRRRTEYRSRSQDVHISRSEDDYRARSEEYYRSRSLELLQRLWSGNLTAGMLSPRLQKVLKVQLSSNRHQVVQRGSRGVRRSGPQLYCELKRRTRVRTVDGTEEPFASLGWDRLVPSLSLQELRTSQYQRCAVVTSAGAVLNSSLGTEIDSHDAVLRFNAAPTRGFERDVGNKTTIRIINSQIVARPKYNFSSSSLYQDVILLVWDPAQYDANLTQWFQRPDFDLFSAYIERRRLQPEQPFYILHPQFIWSLWDLIQDNTEDPIQPNPPSSGFTGILLMMSLCREVSVYEFIPSLRRTDLCHYYERYHDAACTLGAYHPLMYEKLLVQRINEADQDQLRRRGRVTLRGFSTVHCGS
- the LOC125885053 gene encoding beta-galactoside alpha-2,6-sialyltransferase 2-like isoform X2, with translation MKSNRKWLLLVLLAWLLLFLSLLCHFLDLRSSLLPRSRSAAESQPTRSETRRLASVQGGLRNQRSAGESVADWRRRRRTEYRSRSQDVHISRSEDDYRARSEEYYRSRSLELLQRLWSGNLTAGMLSPRLQKVLKVQLSSNRHQVVQRGSRGVRRSGPQLYCELKRRTRVRTVDGTEEPFASLGWDRLVPSLSLQELRTSQYQRCAVVTSAGAVLNSSLGTEIDSHDAVLRFNAAPTRGFERDVGNKTTIRIINSQIVARPKYNFSSSSLYQDVILLVWDPAQYDANLTQWFQRPDFDLFSAYIERRRLQPEQPFYILHPQFIWSLWDLIQDNTEDPIQPNPPSSGFTGTLCSTNRDPQH